Proteins found in one Anopheles aquasalis chromosome 3, idAnoAquaMG_Q_19, whole genome shotgun sequence genomic segment:
- the LOC126574098 gene encoding uncharacterized protein LOC126574098, translated as MTGFQIFTPVLPYVGQLPGELRYGSHIKVRGHFREPQDTIHIILQREALLNPNEEVPLCLMIHPERREIVRHRLCSDCSTGIGTERLKDLPIGRDQDFELSLTATSAGYEMALHGTRHHIFPHRMPLSAARFLFVSSGCVVFAITFENGTGASGGSTAIAGGYPQQPSAPTAPPIQPAARLYPTLFDQKPIVDPAHHQQHHPVLQPQPLSQQHHQHQLAELILQVLPLMQLQLEAMDGHSVNARSQGSATGYGHGLFTGNLARNLLPLFQQRAQRRRPPFNVPRLGPRRSWVFCPTNDDMVPAVIWICSIGIVRLLRFLAIGCICGYIGYVFSRNV; from the exons ATGACAGGCTTCCAGATATTTACTCCG GTGCTGCCCTACGTTGGCCAACTGCCGGGCGAACTAAGGTACGGATCGCACATCAAAGTTCGAGGTCACTTTCGGGAGCCACAGGACACGATACACATCATACTGCAGCGCGAGGCACTGCTCAACCCGAACGAAGAGGTTCCACTCTGCCTGATGATACATCCGGAAAGGCGTGAAATTGTCCGTCATCGACTCTGCTCGGACTGTTCGACTGGCATCGGAACGGAGCGCTTGAAGGACTTGCCAATTGGACGGGATCAGGATTTCGAGCTCAGCCTCACCGCCACCAGTGCTGGGTACGAGATGGCACTACACGGGACTCGACATCACATCTTCCCGCACCGAATGCCACTCTCTGCTGCTCGCTTCCTGTTTGTGTCCAGTGGATGCGTGGTGTTTGCCATTACATTCGAAAATGGAACTGGAGCCAGCGGTGGAAGCACCGCAATCGCTGGTGGTTATCCCCAGCAGCCAAGTGCGCCAA cagcaccaccaatacAACCAGCTGCGCGCCTCTATCCGACACTGTTCGATCAGAAACCGATCGTTGATCCtgcgcatcatcaacagcatcatcctGTTCTCCAGCCACAGCCACTCAgtcaacagcatcatcagcaccagctggcCGAGCTTATACTGCAGGTGTTGCCCCTGATGCAGCTACAGCTGGAGGCGATGGATGGCCACAGCGTCAACGCACGCAGTCAGGGCTCAGCCACCGGCTACGGTCACGGTTTGTTTACGGGCAATCTGGCGCGCAACTTGTTGCCCTTATTCCAGCAGCGAGCTCAACGTCGACGACCACCCTTCAATGTGCCACGGTTGGGACCCCGAAGGAGCTGGGTATTCTGtccgaccaacgacgacatgGTGCCCGCCGTCATATGG ATCTGCTCAATAGGCATTGTGCGGCTTCTGCGCTTCCTGGCAATTGGCTGCATTTGCGGGTACATCGGCTATGTCTTCTCCCGTAACGTGTAG